From one Bacilli bacterium PM5-9 genomic stretch:
- a CDS encoding hypothetical protein (product_source=Hypo-rule applied) — protein MGINASKTPLDVAKTMYQSRLIGVEPVYEYDKVNNRKTDKLLGFHYINILKSLEYEKLKIFIESTEPLIKLDKNKLNHELEVSYTDLELSCYIMNNMIHLKGTATSVSIVKGEK, from the coding sequence ATGGGAATAAACGCAAGCAAAACACCATTAGATGTAGCAAAGACTATGTATCAAAGTAGATTAATAGGAGTAGAGCCTGTCTATGAATACGATAAGGTTAATAATAGAAAAACAGATAAATTATTGGGTTTCCATTATATAAATATATTAAAGTCATTAGAATATGAAAAACTTAAAATATTTATTGAATCTACTGAACCGCTAATAAAACTCGATAAGAATAAATTAAATCATGAATTAGAAGTTAGCTATACAGATTTAGAACTCAGTTGTTATATCATGAATAATATGATTCATCTAAAAGGGACAGCTACTAGTGTGTCTATTGTTAAAGGTGAAAAATAA
- a CDS encoding hypothetical protein (product_source=Hypo-rule applied; cath_funfam=2.60.40.1080; smart=SM00635; superfamily=49373,54523,55797; transmembrane_helix_parts=Inside_1_16,TMhelix_17_34,Outside_35_755), translated as MYNYNKYTKGEIAMKKRYLILLVAFLSLFVLLDTNDIDAAKKTTTTYVKYSNGRVKTKKQTTKDGNRLYAIVTTSYNTKGRRIQIDNRTYHSNNRLATQKLYKYRSNGKRSSYRYSKWNSINEQTYRIDYKYNKRGQLKSNKYGKASRYTYKFYYGKVTYRYGKYYNKRGKLNKKTYTKKYKLTSRATNLTNNKSDNQLTCSGLVRDYIYYTDNTNLRTAKLNYRYGSIVLPATSYKSSNTKIATISNNGTITLRGTGSATLSMARPYYASKSITIKVVEGKYAYIQKKPCSTDTSSITNEYGKIEYTKSETLLAPSTFTKKSVKLYDVHGQYVKTYTNLSDLRNVKSSNTSVVGVGLNNVLNAKTTGTATISFLVPGSKVASDEPGYVEGSFTISVKEFNANNATLNPVIDAKSTIAPQSSKDLGKNVYHLNHQYTNKYLKNKLTINYSNPEFSDIKLDSIKSNVKVTADSKLGNAISHSIVGNQVIINTSANGCSQYNSSSAIDVNNNFATQKTNDTIINLKNYNLKNQNLVAKKYCEGNVTVSINNQKTVNYYVLVNYFNNQEMIFMDLLNTERERIGRSIVEMKSELNYLSNLTATDVTLNGIVGQRQLNNGANIVFRDLQGFSKSEIIGYNDFKSILGQLYHTIEINNGQQFYGNGFGGANTYYTSTPTNSQYKDMYETWAESKDGHYEFMMENNTKYIGTGYYYNQNRNLSSFEEYDSRGYNFTGYKTVGHLYLNHGLTYQQLSQLTNY; from the coding sequence ATGTATAATTATAATAAATATACAAAAGGGGAAATAGCTATGAAAAAAAGATATCTTATTTTATTAGTAGCATTCTTATCTTTATTTGTACTACTAGATACTAATGATATAGATGCAGCGAAGAAAACTACAACTACATATGTAAAGTATTCTAATGGTAGAGTTAAGACTAAAAAACAAACTACTAAGGATGGTAATAGATTGTATGCTATTGTTACTACTTCTTATAATACTAAGGGTAGAAGAATACAGATTGACAATAGAACATATCATTCTAATAATAGACTAGCTACTCAAAAACTATATAAATATCGTAGTAATGGTAAAAGGTCTTCTTATAGATATTCTAAATGGAATTCAATTAATGAACAAACATATAGAATTGATTATAAATATAATAAAAGAGGACAATTGAAATCAAATAAATATGGTAAAGCTTCTCGATATACTTATAAGTTTTACTATGGAAAAGTTACTTATAGATATGGAAAGTATTATAACAAAAGAGGTAAATTAAATAAAAAAACTTATACTAAAAAGTATAAATTGACTTCAAGAGCTACTAATTTAACTAATAATAAGTCAGATAATCAGCTAACATGTAGTGGTTTGGTTAGAGATTATATTTATTATACTGACAACACTAATTTAAGAACTGCAAAGCTTAATTATAGATATGGTAGTATTGTTCTACCAGCTACTTCATATAAATCAAGTAATACAAAGATAGCAACTATTTCAAATAATGGAACGATTACACTTAGAGGAACTGGTAGTGCAACACTAAGCATGGCAAGACCATACTACGCCTCTAAATCTATTACTATAAAGGTGGTAGAGGGTAAATATGCTTATATACAAAAAAAGCCTTGTTCAACAGATACAAGCTCAATAACAAATGAATATGGGAAAATTGAATATACTAAAAGCGAGACTTTATTAGCTCCATCAACATTTACAAAAAAATCTGTTAAATTGTATGATGTACATGGACAATATGTTAAAACTTATACTAATTTAAGCGATTTAAGAAATGTTAAATCATCTAATACTTCTGTTGTAGGAGTTGGCTTAAATAATGTTTTGAATGCTAAAACTACTGGTACTGCTACAATTTCATTTTTGGTACCTGGTAGTAAAGTAGCAAGTGATGAACCTGGTTATGTAGAAGGTAGCTTTACTATTAGTGTAAAAGAATTTAATGCTAATAATGCTACATTAAATCCAGTAATTGATGCTAAATCTACTATTGCTCCTCAATCTAGTAAAGATTTAGGAAAAAATGTATATCATTTAAATCATCAATATACTAATAAGTATTTAAAAAATAAATTAACTATTAATTATAGTAATCCAGAATTTAGTGATATTAAACTTGATAGTATTAAAAGTAATGTAAAAGTTACTGCTGATAGTAAATTAGGTAATGCTATATCTCATAGTATAGTAGGAAATCAAGTAATTATTAATACATCAGCAAATGGATGTTCTCAATATAATTCAAGTAGTGCAATAGATGTAAATAATAACTTTGCTACACAAAAAACAAATGATACAATTATTAATTTAAAGAATTATAATTTAAAAAATCAAAATTTAGTAGCTAAGAAGTATTGTGAAGGTAATGTAACTGTATCTATTAATAATCAAAAAACTGTAAATTATTATGTATTAGTGAATTACTTTAATAATCAAGAAATGATTTTTATGGATTTATTAAATACTGAAAGAGAAAGAATTGGAAGAAGTATTGTAGAGATGAAATCTGAGTTAAATTATTTATCTAATTTAACAGCAACAGATGTTACATTAAATGGTATAGTTGGACAAAGACAATTAAATAATGGTGCTAATATAGTATTTAGAGACCTTCAAGGATTTAGTAAATCAGAAATAATAGGATACAATGATTTTAAGTCAATATTAGGTCAATTATATCATACAATAGAAATTAATAATGGTCAACAATTTTATGGTAATGGTTTTGGTGGAGCTAATACTTATTATACATCAACACCTACTAATAGCCAATATAAAGATATGTATGAAACTTGGGCTGAATCAAAGGATGGACATTATGAATTTATGATGGAAAATAATACTAAATATATTGGTACAGGTTATTATTATAATCAAAATAGAAATTTAAGTTCATTTGAAGAATATGATTCTAGAGGCTATAATTTTACTGGATATAAAACAGTTGGTCATTTATATTTAAATCATGGTCTAACCTACCAACAATTATCTCAATTAACTAATTATTAA
- a CDS encoding transcriptional regulator with XRE-family HTH domain (product_source=COG1396; cath_funfam=1.10.260.40; cog=COG1396; smart=SM00530; superfamily=47413) encodes MKKTKEINVQDLAQRIKQKRLDNNFTVEKLSDLTGLSSNYLFAIEGQRKTPSVKSLANIATELYTDVDYLLFGQREKTDISTLTQMLEQLSESERKHAEVILREFVHAVSEKK; translated from the coding sequence ATGAAAAAGACAAAAGAAATAAATGTTCAAGACCTTGCCCAAAGAATTAAGCAAAAAAGGCTAGATAATAATTTTACAGTTGAAAAACTAAGTGATTTAACAGGACTAAGTAGTAACTATTTATTTGCGATAGAGGGGCAAAGAAAAACTCCTTCGGTTAAAAGTTTAGCAAATATTGCAACAGAATTATATACTGATGTTGATTATTTACTATTTGGACAAAGAGAAAAAACTGATATATCTACACTAACTCAAATGCTTGAGCAATTAAGCGAGAGTGAAAGAAAACATGCAGAGGTTATCCTAAGAGAGTTTGTACATGCAGTTTCTGAAAAAAAATAA
- a CDS encoding IS605 OrfB family transposase (product_source=TIGR01766; cath_funfam=3.30.60.20; cog=COG0675; pfam=PF01385,PF07282; superfamily=109801,140111,57889; tigrfam=TIGR01766), giving the protein MKAINFFRTYSVRLYPTNNQKEELNKMLHKNNISKSKYKLIIQLTKNNYKIDIIDKKIMINDINNYIRIKHKFTENYNIHFGNNIKHIKTILVKDNINNYYLNETYLSFEFNYNILNNKKAIGIDLGIKNYITTSDNNFYHKPDTSKLYRKLEIEKQKLINKRKRAYKDNRDLLNCKNYQKQRIKVSKLYKKIHNININFINQTINEILTNYDIVCLENLDIKEMMKNKKMHNKILMQSWNTFVKKIVYQAKIRNKKIYFVNKYYSSTNICSHCKKKNNKLKLNERVFNCSYCGLSIDRDVNASINILNAVIR; this is encoded by the coding sequence ATGAAAGCAATAAACTTTTTCAGAACTTATTCAGTAAGGCTATATCCAACAAATAATCAAAAAGAAGAATTAAATAAAATGTTACATAAAAATAATATATCAAAGAGTAAATATAAGCTTATAATTCAATTAACTAAAAATAATTATAAAATAGATATCATTGACAAAAAAATCATGATTAATGATATTAATAATTATATAAGAATAAAACATAAATTTACTGAGAATTATAATATACATTTTGGTAATAATATAAAGCATATAAAAACTATCTTAGTAAAAGATAATATTAATAATTATTACTTAAATGAAACATATTTATCATTTGAATTTAATTACAATATTTTGAATAATAAAAAAGCAATTGGTATTGATTTAGGTATTAAAAACTATATTACTACTTCTGACAATAATTTCTATCATAAACCAGATACAAGCAAATTGTATAGAAAATTGGAAATAGAAAAACAAAAATTAATTAATAAGAGAAAAAGAGCATACAAAGATAATAGAGACTTATTAAACTGTAAAAATTATCAAAAACAGAGAATTAAAGTTTCAAAACTTTATAAGAAAATTCATAATATTAATATTAATTTTATAAATCAGACTATTAATGAAATACTAACCAATTATGATATTGTTTGTCTTGAAAATCTTGATATAAAAGAAATGATGAAAAATAAAAAAATGCATAATAAGATACTTATGCAATCTTGGAATACCTTTGTAAAAAAAATAGTGTACCAAGCTAAGATAAGAAATAAAAAAATATACTTTGTAAATAAATATTATAGTTCAACAAATATTTGTAGTCATTGTAAGAAAAAAAACAATAAATTAAAGCTTAATGAAAGAGTATTTAACTGCTCGTATTGTGGTTTATCTATTGATAGAGATGTAAATGCCTCGATTAATATATTAAATGCTGTTATTAGGTAA